One region of Amphiprion ocellaris isolate individual 3 ecotype Okinawa chromosome 9, ASM2253959v1, whole genome shotgun sequence genomic DNA includes:
- the LOC111572975 gene encoding zinc fingers and homeoboxes protein 1 yields the protein MSSRRKSTTPCMVLPSDVVEQEEVEEKAERTKEEDAGEDEEGKVKEGVEEEPTADELGQAVVVVPAPPESDEPSVSTGDDSEVISPTLKRSATNPPEDPSSDQPIQEQQSDAPEEAGADPAAVSAISLSKTPIMRMKTKSEPKRIAVSLKSADEAAEGFGVGSEGELGGEQEPIEAPLGPMTPVEMLLHDSMKLGGGGLLVGPPEQQRKSSILNPTVLPAGLAQVLSAFQAQQNTATAQPQLLIPLSSIPSYSAAMDTNPLLGTTYKKFPYPSMAEISSLAAQTQFTEEQIKVWFSAQRLKHGVSWTPEEVEEARRKQFNGTVHTVPQTITVIPAHQLSAAANGLQSILQTCQIVGQPGLLFTQVGPGGNLPVTSPITLTVAGLPSQSQSSSRVPCQPTPTNSELKRATTVQPPSLSPQENSALSADTFNMRPKKSKEQLAELKASYLKNHFVTDAEIARLMKLTNLTKGEIKKWFSDTRYNQRNSKNSHVIVFHDGGGRGGGSCSSTASTTIVIDSSDDVTPTSPHPPRTPPVKEKETRSKTWNPFPDFTLQKFKEKTPEQLVVLEESFEKSSTPSDEEVNRLRTETKLTRREIDAWFTERRKMPSVSTSSPDSSEGGKMETDGAKALEGGGAGGATSSSPSATSSRKGSQTPPGSRSKQLPGSSKKDLKDKSKKSPEQLHILKSAFVRTQWPTPEEYDQLAEESGLPRSYIVSWFGDSRYSWKNGNLKWFFQYQSGSIEGPNGGGGGKMGGGRKRRGRNRGWGRSRTRKQPRRSASSTDVDRSPLSKKFKTGREILKEYYLKHQFLNEQDLDELVTKTNMSYEQVRDWFAEVQRRLDMGLDPFLEAAGGRTDGDDGAEEDGEESQGETSAATEEQSGTGMGDEDEGEDDEEDDGEETDDSEVWEPSRSVRKSLSVSED from the exons ATGTCAAGCCGCCGGAAATCCACCACACCTTGCATGGTGCTGCCCTCTGATGTggtggagcaggaggaggtggaggagaaagCAGAAAGGACAAAGGAGGAAGATGCtggggaggatgaggaggggaaGGTGAAGGAGGGAGTGGAGGAGGAGCCGACTGCAGACGAGCTGGGTCAGGCTGTAGTGGTTGTGCCGGCTCCACCAGAGTCAG ATGAACCCAGTGTCTCTACTGGAGACGACAGTGAAGTCATCAGTCCCACACTGAAGCGCAGCGCTACAAATCCTCCAGAGGATCCGAGCAGCGACCAGCCAATCCAGGAGCAACAGAGTGATGCACCTGAGGAGGCAGGAGCCGACCCTGCGGCAGTTTCTGCCATCTCTCTCAGCAAGACACCGATCATGAGGATGAAGACCAAATCTGAACCCAAAAGGATCGCTGTGTCCTTGAAATCGGCTGATGAGGCAGCAGAGGGATTTGGAGTAGGTAGCGAGGGAGAGTTGGGAGGAGAGCAGGAGCCCATTGAAGCACCATTAGGGCCAATGACGCCTGTGGAGATGCTGCTGCACGACTCCATGAAGCTCGGTGGAGGCGGCTTGCTGGTTGGCCCACCAGAACAGCAGAGGAAATCATCTATTTTAAACCCCACTGTTCTGCCTGCTGGTCTGGCACAG GTGCTTTCTGCCTTCCAGGCCCAGCAGAATACTGCAACAGCTCAGCCTCAGCTCCTGATTCCCCTCAGCAGCATCCCCTCCTACAGTGCAGCTATGGACACCAACCCTCTGCTGGGCACCACTTACAAGAAGTTTCCTTACCCGTCCATGGCTGAGATCAGCAGCCTGGCAGCACAGACACAGTTCACAGAGGAGCAGATTAAG GTGTGGTTCTCAGCCCAGCGACTGAAGCACGGTGTCAGCTGGACTCCAGAAGAAGTGGAGGAGGCCAGGAGGAAACAGTTTAACGGCACCGTGCACACAGTGCCTCAGACCATCACTGTAATACCTGCTCACCAACTCTCAGCTGCTGCTAACGGTTTGCAGTCCATTCTTCAGACCTGCCAGATAGTGGGCCAACCTGGTCTCCTGTTCACACAG GTTGGACCAGGGGGGAACCTTCCAGTCACCAGTCCCATCACACTGACTGTGGCAGGGTTACCCAGTCAGTCCCAGAGCTCCAGCAGAGTTCCCTGTCAACCAACCCCAACAAACAGCGAGCTGAAACGGGCTACCACTGTCCAGCCTCCATCTCTTTCTCCACAG GAGAACTCAGCCCTCAGCGCTGACACTTTTAATATGCGACCTAAGAAATCCAAAGAGCAGCTGGCAGAGCTGAAAGCCAGCTACCTGAAAAACCACTTTGTCACTGATGCAGAAATTGCCCGGTTGATGAAACTCACCAACTTGACAAAGGGAGAGATCAAAAAATGGTTCAGTGACACCCGGTACAACCAGCGCAACTCCAAGAACAGCCATGTCATTGTTTTCCATGATGGCGGGGGTAGAGGAGGTGGCAGCTGTAGCAGCACTGCTAGCACCACCATTGTTATTGACTCGAGTGACGATGTGACCCCCACATCTCCCCACCCTCCACGCACTCCACCTGTGAAGGAGAAGGAGACCCGGTCTAAAACATGGAACCCGTTCCCAGACTTTACTCTGCAGAAGTTTAAGGAGAAGACGCCGGAGCAGCTGGTGGTGCTAGAGGAGAGTTTTGAGAAGAGCAGCACCCCATCAGATGAAGAAGTGAACCGCCTGAGGACGGAGACTAAACTGACGAGGAGGGAGATCGACGCCTGGTTCACTGAGAGACGAAAAATGCCATCTGTCAGTACCTCCTCTCCGGATTCTTCTGAgggaggaaaaatggaaacagatGGAGCAAAAGCATtagaaggaggaggagcaggaggagctaCCTCTTCTTCTCCATCTGCTACATCATCTCGAAAGGGCAGTCAAACTCCTCCTGGGAGTCGCAGTAAGCAGCTGCCCGGCAGCAGCAAGAAAGACCTAAAGGACAAAAGTAAAAAGTCTCCGGAGCAGCTCCACATTCTGAAAAGTGCCTTTGTGCGGACCCAGTGGCCCACACCAGAGGAGTACGATCAGCTGGCAGAGGAGAGCGGTCTTCCTCGGTCCTACATCGTCAGCTGGTTTGGAGACTCTCGCTACTCGTGGAAGAACGGaaacctgaaatggttctttCAGTACCAAAGTGGCAGCATCGAAGGACCAAACGGAGGAGGTGGTGGTAAAATGGGCGGTGGCCGTAAAAGACGTGGCAGAAATCGTGGTTGGGGACGATCTCGAACCAGGAAGCAGCCAAGGAGGTCGGCCTCCAGCACAGATGTTGATAGGTCACCTCtgtcaaagaaattcaagacTGGGAGGGAGATCCTGAAGGAGTACTACCTGAAGCACCAGTTCCTTAACGAGCAAGATCTGGATGAGCTTGTCACCAAGACCAACATGAGCTATGAACAG GTCAGGGACTGGTTTGCCGAGGTCCAGCGACGTTTGGACATGGGGTTGGATCCCTTCCTGGAGGCAGCTGGTGGCAGGACGGATGGAGACGATGGAgctgaggaggatggagaggagtCACAGGGAGAGACGTCGGCAGCCACCGAGGAGCAGAGCGGCACAGGAATgggagatgaagatgaaggagaagacGATGAGGAGGATGACGGTGAGGAAACAGACGACAGTGAGGTTTGGGAGCCGTCACGTAGCGTCAGAAAGTCTTTGTCCGTTTCTGAAGACTAG